From the genome of Oceanococcus atlanticus:
TGTACGGGTTGAGCGAGGTCATCGGATCCTGAAAGATCATGCCGATGGACGAACCACGAACTCGATTGAGTTCGCGTGCCGGCATACCCAGCAGATCGGCGCCCTGAAAGACCACCTTGCCACCGGCCTTGCCGTTAGCGGCCAGCAGCCCCATCACCGACAGCACGGTCTGGCTTTTTCCGGAGCCGGACTCGCCGACGATACCCAGAGTTTCGCCCGGGGCGAGACTGAAATTGACGCCATTGACGGCCTCAACCTCACCATCGTCGGTCTGAAAACGCACCGACAGGTTATGCACTTCGAGAATATTGTTGCTCATCGATCCTTGGGGTCCAGCGCATCGCGCAGACCATCTCCGATGAAGTTGAAACAGAACAGCGTCAGGGCCAGGAAGCTGGCCGGAAACACCAGCATCCAGAGGGCAGACTCCATTTCCTGAGCGCCTTCATTGACCAGTGCGCCCCAGCTGGTGAACGGCTCCTGCACCCCGAGCCCGAGGAAGCTCAAGAACGATTCCACCAGGATGACCTGGGGAATGGTCAGGGTCACGTAGACGATCACCACTCCGAGCAGATTGGGCACGATGTGGCGGAAGATGATGCGCGGCGTGGACACCCCGCAGGCCACCGCCGCCTCGACAAATTCACGCTGCTTCAGCGAGATCGTCTGCCCGCGCACAATGCGTGCCATATCCAGCCAGTTGATCGCCCCGATGGCGACAAATATGAGCAGGATGTTGCGCCCGAAAAAGACCATCAGCAGGATCACGAAGAACATGAACGGCATGGCGTAGAGGATGTCGACAATACGCATCATCAGATTGTCGATACGCCCCCCGAGATAGCCGGCCGTGGCCCCGTAAGCAATGCCGATGATCAGGCTGACCAGCGTGGCCACAACCCCGATCAGCAGCGAGATGCGCCCGCCGTGCAGGGTGCGCACGAACAGATCGCGACCAACGGCATCGGTGCCGAAATAATGCTGGGTTTCCAGGCTGGGCGGCTCCGACACATGATCCCAGTCGGTGAAATCGAAGGTGTACGGCGACAGCGCCGGTCCGATAAGCACCAGCAAGGTCATGACCAGCAGCAGCACGCCGGCGGTCAGGGCGGCCTTGTTACGGCGCAGACGGCGCCAGGCATCGAACCACAGGCTGCGCCCGCGCACGTCCTCGGCCAGTTCGGCGCTGGCCATAAGGGTTGAGCTTGCTTCAGTCATAACGCACCTTCGGGTCGAGCGCGCCGTAGAGCAGGTCGACGATGAAATTGAACACGATGATGAGCATGCCGTAGAACACCACCACCCCCATGACCAGGGTGTAATCACGGTTCAGTGCGCCCTGAACGAAGTAACGCCCCAGGCCGGGAATGCCGAAAATCTTCTCGATCACCACTGAACCGGTGATCACCGCGGCGCTGGCCGGCCCCAGGTAGGACAGCACCGGCAGGAAGGCCGGACGCAAGGCATGGCGCAGGATGATGCGGGTTTCCGACAGGCCCTTGGCCCGCGCGGTGCGGATGAAGTTGCTGCGCAGGACCTCAATCATGCTGCCGCGCATGAGACGCGAGATATAGGCAATCTGCGGCAGCGCCAGTGCAATCACCGGCATCACCACCTTGCCCAGTCCGTCACCGTCCCAGCCGCCAGCGGGCAGCCAGCCCAGGGTTACGGCAAACAGCAGGATGAGCAGCGGTGCAATCACGAAATTGGGAATCGAGATGCCGGTCATCGCCACCGTCATCACCGCATAGTCGGTGGGCCGGTTCTGACGCAGCGCGGCGATGATGCCGAAGGCGCTGCCGAACAGCACCGCCAGCAGCATGGACAATCCACCGATGGTCAGGCTGACCGGAAAACCCGAGGCGATCAGTTCGTTGACGGTGAAGTCCTTGTACTGAAAGGACGGCCCGAAATCACCCTGCAAGATTTGCAGCAGATAGCGCCCATATTGCTGGATCAGCGGTTCGTCCAGATGGTATGCCGCGTTGAGGTTGGCCTCGATCTCCGGCGGCAGGGACTTTTCCGTGTCGAACGGCCCGCCGGGCGCGATACGGATCATGAAAAAAGCCAGCGTGATCAGCACCAGTAAGGTGGGAATCGCGCCAAGCAAACGTTTGAATGCGTATTGAAGCATGGTGGTCGACCGATCAATGCGCGAGGATGCGCATGTTCTTGGTGTAGTGGTGGTCCATGATGTTGGGCTCGAAGCCGGCCACGTAAGGTTTGACCAGCCGTTTGTTGACGTAGAAGTAGATCGGCATGATGGGCTGATCTTCCAGCATCAGGCGCTCGGCCTTTTCCAGCAGGGCCCGGCGCTTGTCGAAATCGCCCTCGACCGAGGCCTGCTCCAGCAGGGCGTCATATTCGGGGTTGTTGTAGCCCTGATCGTTGATGCCATGCTTGGAATGCAGCAATTCGGAGAAGGTGTAGGCGTCGTTGTAGTCACCAATCCAACCGGCGCGGAACAGCTCGGTCACGCGTTTCTGCTTGCGCGTTTCCAAAAACACCTTCCACTCCTGATTGATCAGGTTGACGCGCACGCCCAGCGACTGCTTGAGCATGGCCGCCACCGCAATGGCCACTTTCTTGTGGTTTTCGCTGGTGTTGTAGCGCAGCTCGATGTGCAGCGGCTTGTCCTTGCTGTAGCCGGCCTCGGCATACAGGCGGCGGGCCTCGGCCAGCTTCTTCTCCTGCGGCCAGCTGGCCCACTCCGGCACCTGCGCGGCGTAATGGCTGATGCCCGGCGGCACCCAGGAATAGGCCGGTTGCTCGCCCAGGCGGGTAACCTTGTTGACCAGAATCTCGCGATCAATTGCCATCGACAACGCCCGGCGCAAGGTGCGGTTGGCCTTGAACGGCGGCTGGGTCAGATTGAAGCCGTAGTAATACGTGCCCAGATAGGTGGATACGTAGAACTCGTCATTGAGATTCTCGCGTATCCATCGGACCTGATTGAGCGGCACCTCATGCGTCCAGTCCAGTTCACCCGCGCGGTAGCGTTTGAGCTCCGAAGACTGATCTTCGGTCGCGTGATAGTAGACCCGCTCAATGGTGGTGTTGGCGTTGTCCCAGTACAGCGGATTGCGCTCCAGCTCGATGTGCGATTGCACCACCCAGTCCTTGAGCCGGTAGGCGCCATTGCCCACCAGATTGCCGACCCGGGCAAAGCGTGCGCCGTGCTCCTGGTAGGCCCGGCGATTGATCGGGAAGGTCGACGAGTGATTGAGCAGCCCCAGGAAATACGGCGTTGGTGCCTTGAGCACGATCTTCAGCGTGTGGTCGTCCAGCGCTTCCACCGCCAACTCCTCGGGGGGCACCTGGCCGGCGGTGACCGCCTCGGCGTTCTTGATCGATGAGAGGATCTGCGAGTAATGCGACAAAGTGGCCGGGTCGGCACTGCGCCGCAAGCCGACCACGAAATCTTCGGCCACAACCGGATCACCATTGGACCAGCGCGCCTGCGGGCGCAGATGGAACACGTATTCGGTGCCATCGGCACTGATGTCCCAGCGACTCGCAGCGCCTGGAATAACATCCCCGTTTGGCGCTTCCGAGGTCAGGCCTTCATACAGGTCACGCATGATGTTGGATGAGGGCACGCCCTCAGCCTTGTGCGGATCCAGAGACTGGGGTTCCGCCCCATTGCCCTTGTGCAAAATCTGCTCAGCGGCCAGTTGCTGTGCCGCAAGGGGCGTTGCAAACATGCATGTCAGCAACGCGGCTATCAAACCTGATCTCATGAAGCTTGGTCCTGCTGTTGGCTTATCCACGCCTCGATACGCGCCTCAAGCACGGGCAGGGGTAAAGCCCCCTGGGCGAGCACCGCGTCGTGAAATGCGCGCACATCGAATGCCTCGCCCAGAGCGGACTCGGCGCGACGGCGCAGTTCGGTAATTTTGAGCTGGCCCATCTTGTAGGCCAGCGCCTGTCCGGGCATCACCAGATAGCGATCAACCTCGGTCGTGACCCGATCCAGGCCATGACCGGTCTGCGCCTGGAAGTAATCGATCGCCTGCTGGCGGCTCCAGCCCATGGCGTGCAGACCGGTGTCCACCACCAGACGCACGGCACGCCACATTTCGAAGGTCAATGCGCCGAAACGTTCCTGCGGGGTGGTGTAGAAACCGATCTCTTCGCCCAGGCTTTCGGCATACAGCCCCCAACCTTCGATATAGGCGGTGAAGTAGGCATTGCGGCGGAAGTCGGGAAGATCACCCTGCTCCTGGGCCAGGGCAATCTGGAAATGGTGCCCGGGCACCGCTTCATGCAGCAGTAAAGCCTGCATCTCGTAGCGCGGCATATCCTTAAGCGTGCTGGTGTTGACGAAGAACGTCCCAGGGCGGCCGCCTTCGCTGGAACCGGGCAGGTAATACGCCACCGGCTGTCCTTCGGCGAGAAACGCCGGCACCGGCTCGACCGCGTAGGGCAAAGACGGATAGCGAGAGAACAGACGTGGCAAAGCCGCATCGGCCTGCTTGGCCAGGGCGCGGTAATCACGCAGCAGATCATCCGCCTGGGTGTAAAAGTTGCGCTTGTCCCGGCTCAGATGGCGCGCAAAGGCGGTGATGTCCTTGCCCTTGAAGCCGGCATCGGCCATGGCCTGCTGCATGGCGGCGCGGATGCGGGCAACCTCATCCAGCCCAATCTGGTGGATTTGCTCTGCCGACAGCTCCAGCGTGGTCATCTGGCTGACACGCCAGGCGTACCAGGCTTCACCATCAGGCAAGGTCTCAAGGCCTGTGGCGGTCACCGTGTTGGGCAGGTAATCCTCTTCAAAGTAGCTGGCAAAAGCGGCCACAGCGGGACGCACTTCATTCAGATACACAGCGCGCGCCTGATCGCGCAGCGCGGCATGGCGCGCGTCATCGCCCAACGCCTGGAACAACGGCCGCATCAGCGGACTGTCGCTGGCTTCTGCCGGATTCAGCGCGCGAATCTGCGCTGCCACCTTGTGCAGGGTCGCCCGTGGCGGGGTGATGCCCTGCTTGAGACCTTGCTCCATCAAGCTGCGGGTTTGTGCCAGCAGTGTGGGAATGGCCTGCACGCGCTGCAGGTAATCCGCCCGCTGGTTCGGCGTCTGCAGCGGCATGGCGCCCAACACCTGGGACATGCCGGCCTGCACCCCATTCATGGCATCCACCGGCATGAGGTCGGTCGGGAAGGCGTGTCCACGGACGCTGCCGCGCAGCTGGAAAAGGAACAGCTCGAGATTGAGCCTGCGCTGCTCGTCCAGGCTTTCCGCATCGATCTGTTCGGCCAGTTGCAAGCTGCGCTGCTCCAGCGCCTGGAGCGCCTGAAGAGCCTGTGGCGTCAGCTCCGACCAGCGGCTGTTCTGCCCCGGATATCCCAGAAACGTGGCCCACTCGGGCTGGGTTTGCATGACCCAGTCCCAGTAGCCGTTGAGCAGAATATCCAGCTGATCGGCATCGCTCAGACCGCTCACGCTGGGGCCTGGCCAGCCAATCAGGCGATTGACCCGTGGCGACATGATCAGGTCCTGGCGCCCTAACTGGTTAAGCACACTGTTGTAGCGCGCATTCGCTTGGTCATTGGTCACCGGCGACGTCTGGGCCTGCCCAACCCCGGCACTCAGCAACAGGACGAGCCCGGCCAGCAGATGTTTGCGCATTACGCGTCTCCTATGTTTTCCCCATCACCAGCCCCAATGAGGCGAGACCAGTGATCACAAACTGCACCGCCAGCGCGGACAAAATGACACCCAGCACCCGCGAAATGACATTCGAGCCAATCTCACCCAGCAGGCGGGTCAGTGCGCTAGCAGCCAGCAACGCGATCAGCGCCATCCCGATCACGACCAGCATGATGCTCATGCCGACACCAATCCGCGTCCAGTCACCGTCAGCCCCGCTGACCATCAGCAGCACCGTGGTGATGGCACCCGGCCCGGCGATCAGCGGTATCCCGATCGGGAACACTGAGATATCCGGGCGGAAGTGAGCTTCTTCGGTTTCGCTCTCAGTGGTTGAGCGCAAACCGGATTGACGCGCAAACAGCATGTCGATGGCGACCAGGAACAGCAAAATCCCACCCGCGATACGCAAAGCCGGCAGACCAATCCCCATGGCATCCAGCAGCACCCCACCCAGCGCTGCAAAACCGATCAGAATGCCCGCCCCAATGAGCGTTCCTCGCACCGCCATCTGGCGCCGAAACTGCGCCGTCGCCCCCGTGGTCAGGCCGACAAAAACAGGCGCCAGCCCGATCGGATCAATCACCACAAAAAACGTGATGAACGTGTCGAGTGCAAAATCAAGCATCAAAAAGACAAACGCCACCGCAAGGTGGCGTCAGCCTATGACTCGTTGGCAGCGGCACGCTCTCCCATCGCGTGCTGCAACCAGGCGGCGGCCTGCGACTTGGTGTCCTCGTACTTCATGGCCACAGAGAACGCTTTGATCGCGGCATCGTGATCACCCAGTTCGGTGGCTGCAATGCCCTGCAGCAGCGCCGTATCGCCCGGTTTATCGACACCCAGTTTGCGCGCCTTTTCCAGCGTCGGGATGACCTTGCTCCAGGCCTCCTTCTCGACATACAGATAGGCCAGACGCAAAACCAGTTCCCCGTCATCGGTGGTTTTCGCCGCTTGCTCCAGAGCGTTGATCGCCAGATCAAACTCCTTGGCGCTCAGCCAGGCATTGGCCAGTAACTCGTAGTTATCAGCCGTTTTCGGCACCTGACCGTCTTGCATGGCCGCACGCAGGGTCTGCCCGGCTTTGTACGGAATGTCCACAAACATGAACAGGTTGGTCAGATTGATCAGTTCCTTGCTCTCATCCAACATGCCCTGGCGTTCGGCCAGCGCCAGAATGGCGAGAGCATCCTGCTCCTTGCTCAGTTCCAGAAACATCCCTGAAAGCTGCTTCCAGTAGTCCTTCTTGACCGGGAAGCGTGCGACCATTTCGAGCAGGGTCTTGGCGCTGTTGGAGTAATCCTTGAGCTCATAATGCATGGCCAGTTTGAGCTGGAACCACGGCTCCTTGGGATCTTTGGACTCTGAGATGGCCTTGCTCAACGGCGGCAACGCATTGCGATACTGGCTCAGCTGTGCATAGGCCGTGGCCAGCAGTACATATGCTTCCGGTGGGACCGGTGTCTTGGCGCTCTTGATGTAGGCATTGAGCACCTTGATACCTTCGCGGTATTCCTCGACCGCGACATGGAACTGCCCCAGGCTGTATTTCATCTGCTCAACCTGAGCATCCGGCAACGCGCCTAGGTCAATGGCTTGCTGGAAATAGCTGGCGGCCTTGCCGTAATCACCACGTTGAGCCCAGATAAACCCGTAGGTTTGCAGCACCATGGCATGTTCGTAGGCGTTACGCCGCACCGAGGCAACCAGCTTGTCCAGACGCTCCAGCCCTTCGGCGTACTGCTCTTCACCAATCAGCTCGTGAATTTTGGACAGGCGCTTGTAGGTCAGCTCGGACATGGTCTGAGCGTGCGCACCGGTGACCAGCATCATGCCGATGGCAAGCACGAGATAGCGTGCACATTTACGCAGCATCACTCACCCCCCATCTTGAACTCGATGGTCTGTACGCCCTGATGGGCAACCGGTTTACCGTCCACAACACGCGGTTTGAACTTCCAGCGCAGTATGGCCCGGCGGGCGGCGCTGTCGAACACGCGGCGAGGCTGTGACTCAACCACGTCCGGATCGCTGACCGTGCCATCCGGATTGATGGTGAAGCGCATCTTCACCCAGCCTTCGATGCCGTCGCGCGCCGCATTGCGCGGATACTGTGGCGCGATACGGACCAGCGGGATCAACTCACCGTCACCGGTGAAATCCGAAGCCTTGGCATAACTGCCCAGGAACGGACCGGACCCGGTGTTGACCGGCAGTTTCACATTCGGAATGTTCATCTGCTGGGGTTGCGGATTGGGCTTGTTCACCTGGGCCGTTTTCATCTTCGGCGGAGGTGGCGGCTTTTTCGGCGGTGGCGGCTTCTTGGGCACCTCGCGAGAGCGTGTTTCCAGGCTCTCGTCACGCTTGAGGCGCACGAACTCGATTCCGCCCAGGTCGTCAGTCTTTTTGACTTCCTTGGCGGAACCGGTGATCAGGGCGTGCATGAACCAGAACAATGTCAGGCCAATCACAACCGCACCAACCGTGGCTATCAGAATACGACGCATCGCAGATCAGGGGTTCTGGGCCGCAATGGAGACGTTGTACACGCCCGCCAGACGGACCTGGTCCATGACCTCCACCAAGGTGCCGGTCTGCGCTTCCTTATCGGCGATGATCACCACCGTGCCTTCGGGATTTTCCGCATGC
Proteins encoded in this window:
- the oppC gene encoding oligopeptide ABC transporter permease OppC, whose product is MTEASSTLMASAELAEDVRGRSLWFDAWRRLRRNKAALTAGVLLLVMTLLVLIGPALSPYTFDFTDWDHVSEPPSLETQHYFGTDAVGRDLFVRTLHGGRISLLIGVVATLVSLIIGIAYGATAGYLGGRIDNLMMRIVDILYAMPFMFFVILLMVFFGRNILLIFVAIGAINWLDMARIVRGQTISLKQREFVEAAVACGVSTPRIIFRHIVPNLLGVVIVYVTLTIPQVILVESFLSFLGLGVQEPFTSWGALVNEGAQEMESALWMLVFPASFLALTLFCFNFIGDGLRDALDPKDR
- the oppB gene encoding oligopeptide ABC transporter permease OppB, which gives rise to MLQYAFKRLLGAIPTLLVLITLAFFMIRIAPGGPFDTEKSLPPEIEANLNAAYHLDEPLIQQYGRYLLQILQGDFGPSFQYKDFTVNELIASGFPVSLTIGGLSMLLAVLFGSAFGIIAALRQNRPTDYAVMTVAMTGISIPNFVIAPLLILLFAVTLGWLPAGGWDGDGLGKVVMPVIALALPQIAYISRLMRGSMIEVLRSNFIRTARAKGLSETRIILRHALRPAFLPVLSYLGPASAAVITGSVVIEKIFGIPGLGRYFVQGALNRDYTLVMGVVVFYGMLIIVFNFIVDLLYGALDPKVRYD
- a CDS encoding peptide ABC transporter substrate-binding protein, which produces MFATPLAAQQLAAEQILHKGNGAEPQSLDPHKAEGVPSSNIMRDLYEGLTSEAPNGDVIPGAASRWDISADGTEYVFHLRPQARWSNGDPVVAEDFVVGLRRSADPATLSHYSQILSSIKNAEAVTAGQVPPEELAVEALDDHTLKIVLKAPTPYFLGLLNHSSTFPINRRAYQEHGARFARVGNLVGNGAYRLKDWVVQSHIELERNPLYWDNANTTIERVYYHATEDQSSELKRYRAGELDWTHEVPLNQVRWIRENLNDEFYVSTYLGTYYYGFNLTQPPFKANRTLRRALSMAIDREILVNKVTRLGEQPAYSWVPPGISHYAAQVPEWASWPQEKKLAEARRLYAEAGYSKDKPLHIELRYNTSENHKKVAIAVAAMLKQSLGVRVNLINQEWKVFLETRKQKRVTELFRAGWIGDYNDAYTFSELLHSKHGINDQGYNNPEYDALLEQASVEGDFDKRRALLEKAERLMLEDQPIMPIYFYVNKRLVKPYVAGFEPNIMDHHYTKNMRILAH
- a CDS encoding DUF885 domain-containing protein, with translation MRKHLLAGLVLLLSAGVGQAQTSPVTNDQANARYNSVLNQLGRQDLIMSPRVNRLIGWPGPSVSGLSDADQLDILLNGYWDWVMQTQPEWATFLGYPGQNSRWSELTPQALQALQALEQRSLQLAEQIDAESLDEQRRLNLELFLFQLRGSVRGHAFPTDLMPVDAMNGVQAGMSQVLGAMPLQTPNQRADYLQRVQAIPTLLAQTRSLMEQGLKQGITPPRATLHKVAAQIRALNPAEASDSPLMRPLFQALGDDARHAALRDQARAVYLNEVRPAVAAFASYFEEDYLPNTVTATGLETLPDGEAWYAWRVSQMTTLELSAEQIHQIGLDEVARIRAAMQQAMADAGFKGKDITAFARHLSRDKRNFYTQADDLLRDYRALAKQADAALPRLFSRYPSLPYAVEPVPAFLAEGQPVAYYLPGSSEGGRPGTFFVNTSTLKDMPRYEMQALLLHEAVPGHHFQIALAQEQGDLPDFRRNAYFTAYIEGWGLYAESLGEEIGFYTTPQERFGALTFEMWRAVRLVVDTGLHAMGWSRQQAIDYFQAQTGHGLDRVTTEVDRYLVMPGQALAYKMGQLKITELRRRAESALGEAFDVRAFHDAVLAQGALPLPVLEARIEAWISQQQDQAS
- a CDS encoding MarC family protein, which codes for MLDFALDTFITFFVVIDPIGLAPVFVGLTTGATAQFRRQMAVRGTLIGAGILIGFAALGGVLLDAMGIGLPALRIAGGILLFLVAIDMLFARQSGLRSTTESETEEAHFRPDISVFPIGIPLIAGPGAITTVLLMVSGADGDWTRIGVGMSIMLVVIGMALIALLAASALTRLLGEIGSNVISRVLGVILSALAVQFVITGLASLGLVMGKT
- a CDS encoding tetratricopeptide repeat protein yields the protein MLRKCARYLVLAIGMMLVTGAHAQTMSELTYKRLSKIHELIGEEQYAEGLERLDKLVASVRRNAYEHAMVLQTYGFIWAQRGDYGKAASYFQQAIDLGALPDAQVEQMKYSLGQFHVAVEEYREGIKVLNAYIKSAKTPVPPEAYVLLATAYAQLSQYRNALPPLSKAISESKDPKEPWFQLKLAMHYELKDYSNSAKTLLEMVARFPVKKDYWKQLSGMFLELSKEQDALAILALAERQGMLDESKELINLTNLFMFVDIPYKAGQTLRAAMQDGQVPKTADNYELLANAWLSAKEFDLAINALEQAAKTTDDGELVLRLAYLYVEKEAWSKVIPTLEKARKLGVDKPGDTALLQGIAATELGDHDAAIKAFSVAMKYEDTKSQAAAWLQHAMGERAAANES
- a CDS encoding energy transducer TonB — its product is MRRILIATVGAVVIGLTLFWFMHALITGSAKEVKKTDDLGGIEFVRLKRDESLETRSREVPKKPPPPKKPPPPPKMKTAQVNKPNPQPQQMNIPNVKLPVNTGSGPFLGSYAKASDFTGDGELIPLVRIAPQYPRNAARDGIEGWVKMRFTINPDGTVSDPDVVESQPRRVFDSAARRAILRWKFKPRVVDGKPVAHQGVQTIEFKMGGE